CCGCCGACTCCGCTTCGGCGAACGCGTCGTCGTCGGTCGTGACGGCGGGGAAGAGGGTGCTGCCCAGGTAGTGGGCCAGCGTATACGGGATGACGAAGTAGCCGTCGGCCAGTCCCTGCATGAGCGCGCTGGCGCCGAGCCGGTTGGCGCCGTGGTCGGAGAAGTTCGCCTCGCCCAGCACGTGCAGGCCCGGCACGTTGCTCATCAGGTTGTAGTCCACCCACAGCCCGCCCATCGTGTAGTGGATGGCGGGATAGATCCGCATCGGCACCGCGTAGGGATCCTCGTCGGTGATCTTCCGGTACATGTCGAAGAGGTTGCCGTAGCGCCCCTTGATCACCGCCGCGCCGAGCCGTTTGATCGCGTCCGCGAAATCGAGGTACACGGCGAGGCCGCTCTCGCCGACGCCGCGCCCCTCGTCGCAGACGCTCTTGGCGTTGCGCGACGCGACGTCTCTCGGCACCAGATTGCCGAAGCTCGGATACTTGCGCTCGAGATAGTAGTCGCGGTCCTCTTCGGGAATCTGCTGCGGCGGCCGCTTGTCCCCCGGGTTCTTCGGGACCCAGACCCGGCCGTCGTTGCGGAGGCTCTCGGACATCAGCGTCAGCTTCGACTGGTGCGTGCCCGAGACCGGGATGCAGGTCGGATGGATCTGCGTGTAACACGGGTTGGCGAAGAAGGCGCCGCGCTTGTGGGCGCGCCACGCCGCGGTGACGTTCGAGTTCACCGCGTTGGTGGAAAGGTAGTAGGCGGTGCCGTAGCCGCCGGTGCAGAGCAGGACGGCGTGGCCGGCGTGGCGCTCCAGGGCGCCCGTCAGCAGGTTGCGGCAGACGACGCCGCGCGCCTGGCCGTTCACGACCACCAGGTCCAGCATCTCGCGGTTGGGGAACAGCTGCACGCTCCCCTTGTCGACCTGCCGCATCATCGACTGGTAGGCGCCGAGGAGCAGCTGCTGGCCGGTCTGGCCGCGGGCGTAGAACGTGCGGGACACCTGGGCGCCGCCGAACGATCGGTTGTCGAGCAGCCCGCCGTATTCGCGCGCGAACGGCACCCCCTGCGCGACGCATTGATCGATGATGTTGACGCTCAACTGCGCCAGCCGGAAGACGTTCGCTTCACGCGCGCGGTAGTCGCCCCCCTTGATCGTGTCGCAGAACAGCCGCTGCACGCTGTCGCCGTCGTTCTGGTAGTTCTTCGCGGCGTTGATCCCCCCCTGCGCGGCGATGCTGTGCGCGCGGCGGGGGCTGTCATGGATGCAGAAGCTCTTGACGTTGTACCCGAGCTCGCCGAGCGAGCTGGCCGCCGAGGCGCCGGCCAGCCCGGTGCCGACGACGATGACGGTGTACTTGCGGCGGTTCGCCGGGTTCACCAGCTTCGACTCGAACTTGTGGCGATCCCACTTGTCGGCCAGCGGCCCCGCCGGTGTCCTGGAATCCAGAGTCATGGTTCGACGCTCGCTGATCGTCATCGCGTCAGATACACCCAGATCGGGATGATGGCGAAACCGCCGGCGATGACGATCGCCACGATCGTGCCGAGGACGACGAGCCGCCTGGTGTAGGTCGGGTGGCTGGCGCCGAGCGACTGGAACGCGCTCGAGAAACCATGGCGCAGGTGAAATCCCACCAGCACCATCGCGATCACGTAGACCGCCACCCAGACGGGCGAGGAGAAGACCTCGACTTCGGTCCGGTAGAGATCCCGCACCGGCGGCTCGCCGATGTCGTACCACGCGCCGTACTTGATGTGCGCCACGTGGATGATGACGAACACCAGGATCGCCAGCCCGGTCCAGATCATCGTCGTCGACGCGACCGACTTGCGGCTGGTATGCCCCGCCCAGGTCTTCTTCGCGTAGGCCACCGGGCGCGCGCGCTGGTTGGCCGCCCACATCGTCACCGCCTTGTAGATGTGGACGACGAAGAAGAGGAGCAGCGCGATTTCCGCCGGCACGACCAGCGGATTGCCGGCGAGGGCATGCGCGTAGTGATTGAACGTTTCCTGGCCGGCGAAAACGATCAGGTTGCCGAGCAGGTGAATGATGAGATACGCGAAGAGGAGAAGACCGGTGACGCCGAGGAGGAGCTTCGTACCGACGGAACTGCCAAACACCCGACGAACTGCCACACCGCGATTGTATCCGAACCCCGGATGCGGAAGGGATCGGCCGTTCTGCACTACAATTGTCAGGATCACCCATGAAGATTCACGAGTATCAGGCGAAGGCCCTCCTGGCGAAGTACGGCGTCCCGGTCCCGCAGGGTGAGGTCGTGTTCAACGCTCCGGAAGCGGCGGCGGTGGCGCAGCGGCTCGGCGGCGGCACCGTGGTGGTGAAAGCGCAGATTCACGCCGGCGGACGCGGCAAGGGGGGCGGCGTCAAGGTGGTCAGGAATCCGGCGGAGGCGCAGGCCGCGGCCGAGAAGATGCTGGGCATGAACCTGGTCACCTATCAGACCGGACCTGCCGGGCAGAAGGTCCAGCGCGTGCTGATCGAGCAGGGGCTGAGCATCGCGCGCGAGCTCTACCTTGGCATCGTGCTGGATCGCTCTAGCGAGCGCCTCGTCCTGATGGTCAGCCGGGAAGGGGGCGTCGAGATCGAGAAGGTCGCGCACGAGACCCCCGAGAAGATTCACAAGGCATTCATTCACCCCGGGCTGGGGCTCAGCGCGTTCCAGGCGCGGAAGCTCGCGTTCGCGCTCGGCCTCGCCGGGCCGCAGGTCGCGCAGGCGGTCAAGGTGATGACCGCCCTCTACGACGCGTTTGTCGCCACGGACGCCTCGCTGCTCGAGATCAATCCTCTGATCGTCACCGGCGACGGCGCGCTGCTGGCCCTCGACGCCAAGATGAACTTCGACGACAACGCGCTGTTCCGCCACCCGGAGTTCAAGGAGCTGCGCGACCCGAGCGAAGAGGACCCGCTGGAAGTGGAGGCGTCGAAGTACAGCCTCAATTACATCAAGCTCGATGGCAACATCGGGTGCATGGTGAACGGCGCCGGCCTCGCCATGGCGACGATGGACATCATCAAGCTGGCGGGGGGCGAGCCGGCCAACTTCCTCGACGTGGGCGGAGGCGCCAATGCGGAGCAGATCAAGAACGCGTTCCGCATCCTGATGGCCGACCACGGCGTGCAGGCGGTGTTCATCAACATCTTCGGCGGCATCCTGCGCTGTGACATCCTGGCCGAAGGGGTGATTGCCGCGGTGAAGGATCTGGGGGTGCGCGTCCCGATCGTCATCCGCATGGAAGGCACCAACGTGGAGCAGGGGAAGCGCATGCTGCGCGACAGCGGTCTGAACTTCCAGACCGCCGATGATATGAAAGAAGGCGCGGAGAAGGTCGTCGCGGCGGCGGAAGCGTCAGAAAAGCAACTACATGGCCGTACTCATCGATAAGAACACCAGGCTGCTGGTGCAGGGCATCACCGGGCGCGAGGGGACGTTTCACGCGAAGGCGGCGGCGGCGTACGGAACCACGGTCGTCGGCGGCGTCACTCCCGGCAAGGGCGGCACCACGCACGAGGGCTGGCCGGTGTTCGACACCGTGGCCGACTGCGTCGCCGCGACGGGCGCCAACGCGTCCGTGATCTTCGTCCCGCCTCCGGGCGGCGCCGACGCAGTGCTCGAAGCGGCGGACGCCGGGCTCGACCTGGCCGTCTGCATCACCGAAGGCATCCCCACGCTCGACATGCTGCGTGTCTTCGGCGCCATCCGCGGCGGCAGGACGCGGGTCATCGGCCCCAATTGCCCCGGGCTGATTACCGCCGGCCAGGCGAAGGCCGGTATCATTCCCGGCCATATCTGCAAGGAAGGGCGGGTCGGCATCGTCTCGAAGAGCGGCACGCTGACCTATGAGGCGATCCACCAGCTCACCAGGAACGGGCTGGGACAGACGACCTGCATCGGCATCGGCGGCGACCCGCTGATCGGCACCAGCTTCATCGACGCGCTGACGCTGTTCGCCGGCGACCCGCAGACCGAGGCGGTCGTGATGATCGGCGAAATCGGCGGCAACGCCGAACAGGACGCCGCGGCGTGGATCAGGACGCATTTCCGCAAGCCGGTGGTCGGGTTCATCGCCGGCCAGACCGCGCCGCCGGGACGCCGCATGGGGCACGCCGGGGCGATCATCGCCGGCGGCAAGGGCACCGCGGCGGAGAAGATGGACGCGCTCGCCGCCGCCGGCGTGCGCGTCGTGAAGAGTCCGGCGGACATCGGCGCCGCAGTTCAAGAGGTCATGCGGTAAACGGCAAACTATGAACAAGGTCGTCAACGACTTCAGCATCCAGGTCGCCACCGTCAACGGATCCGGCAGTCAGACCGCCAATCTCGTGCTGCTGCGGTCCATCTTCCAGATGGGCATCCCGGTCTCGGGCAAGAACATGTTCCCGTCGAACATCGCCGGGCTGCCGACCTGGTACACCGTCCGCGCCAACCGCGACGGCTTCATCGCGCGCAAGAAGGAAGTCGACTTCCTCGTCGCGATGAACGCGGAGACCGCCAGGGAGGACGTGATGACGCTCGAGCCCGGGCGCGCGGTCCTCTATGACGAGCCGCTGAAACTGAACCAGCTGCGCACCGACCTGACGTTCTATCCGGTGCCGTTCGACAAGATCGTGGCGACCGTCTGCACCGACGCCAAGCTGCGGCGGCTGGTCAAGAACATGATTTACGACGGCGTGCTCTCCGAGCTCCTCGGCATCGAGATGGGGGAGATGGAGAAGGCGCTGCGCAAACAGTTCGGCAAGAAGGTCAAGGCCGCCGACCTCAACATGGGCGCCCTGAAGGCGGGCGCGGACTACGCGAAGCAGCACCTGACGAAAGCGGATCCGTTCGCCGTCGAGCGGATGAACAAGACCGGCGGGATGATCCTGATCGAAGGGAACACCGCGGCCGCGCTCGGCGCCATGTTCGCCGGCGTCACCGTCGTCGCCTGGTATCCCATCACCCCCTCGTCGTCGCTGCCCGAAGCGCTGATCGGCTACCTGAAGAAGTATCGCGTCGACCCGGCGACCGGGAAGGCGACCTACGCGGTCGTGCAGGCCGAAGACGAAATCGCCTCGATCGGCATGGTGCTCGGCGCCGGCTGGGCGGGGGCGCGGGCGATGACGTCCACGTCGGGGCCAGGTGTATCGCTGATGAGCGAGTTCGCCGGGCTGGCGTATTACGCCGAGATCCCCGGGGTGGTGTTCGACATCCAGCGCGTCGGACCGTCGACCGGCCTTCCGACGCGGACCGCGCAGGGAGACATCGCGTCCACGGCCCTGCTGTCGCACGGCGACACCAAGCAGATCCTGCTCATTCCGAGCTCGGTGGAGGAGTGCTTCGAGCTGGCCCAGGATGCGTTCGATCTCGCCGAGCGCTTCCAGCAGCTCGTGTTCGTGATGAGCGACCTCGATCTCGGCATGAACACGTGGATGTCGACGCCGTTCACCTATCCCGATCGCGTCTACGACCGCGGCAAGGTGCTCACGGCGGAGAACGTCAAGGCGCTCGGCGCCGAGTGGGGCCGCTACCGCGACGTGGACGGCGACGGGATTCCGTATCGCACGATCCCGGACACCGGCATGCCGTCGTATTTCACCCGCGGCTCCGGGCACAACGAACGCGGCCAGTACAGCGAGCGGCCGGACGACTATCAGCGGAACGTCGATCGCCTCGCGCGCAAGCACGAGACGGCGAAGCAGCAGGTGCCGGCGCCCATCGTCGAGGACGCCGACGCGGAGGTCGCCATTGTCGCCTACGGGACGAGCCACTGGGCGGTGGTCGAGGCGCGCACCCAGCTGGAGAAGGAGGCGGGCCTCAAGACCGCCTACATGCGGCTCCGCGCGTTCCCGTTCCCGGCCGAGGTCGACGCGTTCATCGCCCGCTACAAGCGGGTCTACCTGGTGGAGCAGAACCGCGACGCACAGATGAAGATGCTCCTGCGGATCGAGCTGCCCGCCGGCGCGACGAATCACGTGCGCAGCGTGCTGCACTACAACGGGCTGCCGATCGACGCACGCTCGATTACCGACGACATCCTGGTGCAGGAAGGGCGCAAGGCGCGCGACACGGTGGAGGCCGCGGCGGCGGTGGGCCGCGGCGCGGCCGCGGTGGCGACGGCGGCGCGGGAGGGAGAATGATGGGCGAGCCAGTCAAGGCCAAGACGAACCGGATCGGACTCGAGATGGCGCCGTATCGCGGCGGCAAGACGACGCTGTGCGCCGGCTGCGGGCACAACGCCATCTCGGAGCGCATCATCGACGCGTTCTTCGAGATGGGCGTCAATCCGCGCGACGTCATCAAGCTGTCCGGGATCGGCTGCTCGAGCAAGACCCCGGCCTATTTCCTGGCCGACGCGCACGGCTTCAACTCGGTCCACGGACGCATGCCGTCGGTGGCCACCGGGGCGCTGCTCGCCAACCGTAAAATGATCGCCATCGGCGTCAGCGGCGACGGCGACACCGGCGCGATCGGCATCGGCCAGTTCGTCCATCTGATGCGCCGCAACGTGCCGCTGGTCTACATCATCGAAGACAACGGCTGCTACGGACTCACCAAGGGGCAGTTCTCGCCGACCGCCGACGTCGGATCGACGCAGAAGAACGGCCAGCCCAACGACCTGCCGCCGATCGACACCTGCATGCTCGCGGTCCAGCTCGGCGCCTCGTTCGTGGCGCGCTCGTTCTCCGGAGACAAGAAGCAGCTGCTCGCGATTCTGAAGGCGGCGATCGCGCACCGCGGCACGGCGATGATCGACGTGCTCTCCCCCTGCGTCACCTTCAACGATCACGAGGGTTCGACCAAGAGCTACGCCTACGTGAAGGAGCACGACGAGCCCGGCGGCGAAGTGAACTTCGTCCCGTTCTTCGAGGACATCAGCGTCGAATACGACCCCGGCACCACCACCGCGGTGACGATGCACGACGGGTCGAAGCTGTACCTGAAGAAGGTGGCCGAGGAGTACAATCCGACCGACAAGCTCGCGGCGATGCGGCTGATGCACGAAACCCACGCACGCGGCGAGTTCGCCACCGGCATCCTCTACATCGAGCCGGACAAGGACGACTTCGTCAACCAGCTCAACCTGGTCGACACGCCGCTGGCGTTCCTGCCCACCGGTACCGTCCGCCCCGGACGCGAGGTGCTGGACGCCGTGATGGAAGAACACAGATAACCGGGTCGCGCGGTATGAAGCACACCGTTGTCATCGCCGCACTGGCGGCTGTTCTGTTCGCCAGTCCCGCTGCCGCCCAGAAGCGCGCGCTCGCCGCCGACGACATCTACAGCCTCAAGGAAGTCCGCGACCCGCAGCGCTCGCCGGACGGCAAGTGGGTGGCCTACGTCGTCTCCCGCGCCATCAAGGACACCGACAAGAACGACACCGACATCTGGATGGCGAGCTGGGACGGCACTCAGGAGATCCAGTTGACGTCCTCGCCCGACGGCGAATCCCGTCCGCGCTGGAGTCCCGACAACAAGTACCTGTCGTTCATCTCCTCGCGCCAGGGGGCGAAGCACGGGCAGTTGTGGCTGATGAACCGCGCCGGCGGCGAAGCGATCAAGGTCACCGACGTCAAGGGAGGCATCGCCGACTACGAATGGGCGCCGGACGCGACGCGGCTGGTGTTCGTCGTCAACGAGCCGGACCCGCGCGATCCGAAAGAGGACGAGAAGGCCGATCCGGAGAAGAAGAAGACGCCGCCGCCGATCGTCATCGATCGCTACCAGTTCAAGCAGGACGTGGAGGGCTACCTGCGGAACGCGCGGTCGCACCTCTACGTGTTCGACCTGGCGGCGAAGAAGGCGGAAGCCCTCACCAGCGGCACGCGGTTCGACGAGTCGTCGCCCGCCTGGTCGCCGGACGGGACGAAGA
The sequence above is drawn from the Vicinamibacterales bacterium genome and encodes:
- a CDS encoding fumarate reductase/succinate dehydrogenase flavoprotein subunit; translated protein: MTLDSRTPAGPLADKWDRHKFESKLVNPANRRKYTVIVVGTGLAGASAASSLGELGYNVKSFCIHDSPRRAHSIAAQGGINAAKNYQNDGDSVQRLFCDTIKGGDYRAREANVFRLAQLSVNIIDQCVAQGVPFAREYGGLLDNRSFGGAQVSRTFYARGQTGQQLLLGAYQSMMRQVDKGSVQLFPNREMLDLVVVNGQARGVVCRNLLTGALERHAGHAVLLCTGGYGTAYYLSTNAVNSNVTAAWRAHKRGAFFANPCYTQIHPTCIPVSGTHQSKLTLMSESLRNDGRVWVPKNPGDKRPPQQIPEEDRDYYLERKYPSFGNLVPRDVASRNAKSVCDEGRGVGESGLAVYLDFADAIKRLGAAVIKGRYGNLFDMYRKITDEDPYAVPMRIYPAIHYTMGGLWVDYNLMSNVPGLHVLGEANFSDHGANRLGASALMQGLADGYFVIPYTLAHYLGSTLFPAVTTDDDAFAEAESAVQKRIDALLRVKGSETPRQLHRRLGQLLWDHVGMARDEQGLRHALAEIPRLRDEFWQNLSVPGEANNLNKNLEYAGRVADYLEFAEVLALDALHRTESCGGHFREESQTPDGEALRDDVNFAYAAAWEFKGVGAAPELHKEPLHFEYVKPSQRSYK
- a CDS encoding succinate dehydrogenase cytochrome b subunit, with the protein product MAVRRVFGSSVGTKLLLGVTGLLLFAYLIIHLLGNLIVFAGQETFNHYAHALAGNPLVVPAEIALLLFFVVHIYKAVTMWAANQRARPVAYAKKTWAGHTSRKSVASTTMIWTGLAILVFVIIHVAHIKYGAWYDIGEPPVRDLYRTEVEVFSSPVWVAVYVIAMVLVGFHLRHGFSSAFQSLGASHPTYTRRLVVLGTIVAIVIAGGFAIIPIWVYLTR
- the sucC gene encoding ADP-forming succinate--CoA ligase subunit beta, which gives rise to MKIHEYQAKALLAKYGVPVPQGEVVFNAPEAAAVAQRLGGGTVVVKAQIHAGGRGKGGGVKVVRNPAEAQAAAEKMLGMNLVTYQTGPAGQKVQRVLIEQGLSIARELYLGIVLDRSSERLVLMVSREGGVEIEKVAHETPEKIHKAFIHPGLGLSAFQARKLAFALGLAGPQVAQAVKVMTALYDAFVATDASLLEINPLIVTGDGALLALDAKMNFDDNALFRHPEFKELRDPSEEDPLEVEASKYSLNYIKLDGNIGCMVNGAGLAMATMDIIKLAGGEPANFLDVGGGANAEQIKNAFRILMADHGVQAVFINIFGGILRCDILAEGVIAAVKDLGVRVPIVIRMEGTNVEQGKRMLRDSGLNFQTADDMKEGAEKVVAAAEASEKQLHGRTHR
- the sucD gene encoding succinate--CoA ligase subunit alpha: MAVLIDKNTRLLVQGITGREGTFHAKAAAAYGTTVVGGVTPGKGGTTHEGWPVFDTVADCVAATGANASVIFVPPPGGADAVLEAADAGLDLAVCITEGIPTLDMLRVFGAIRGGRTRVIGPNCPGLITAGQAKAGIIPGHICKEGRVGIVSKSGTLTYEAIHQLTRNGLGQTTCIGIGGDPLIGTSFIDALTLFAGDPQTEAVVMIGEIGGNAEQDAAAWIRTHFRKPVVGFIAGQTAPPGRRMGHAGAIIAGGKGTAAEKMDALAAAGVRVVKSPADIGAAVQEVMR
- a CDS encoding 2-oxoacid:acceptor oxidoreductase subunit alpha; translation: MNKVVNDFSIQVATVNGSGSQTANLVLLRSIFQMGIPVSGKNMFPSNIAGLPTWYTVRANRDGFIARKKEVDFLVAMNAETAREDVMTLEPGRAVLYDEPLKLNQLRTDLTFYPVPFDKIVATVCTDAKLRRLVKNMIYDGVLSELLGIEMGEMEKALRKQFGKKVKAADLNMGALKAGADYAKQHLTKADPFAVERMNKTGGMILIEGNTAAALGAMFAGVTVVAWYPITPSSSLPEALIGYLKKYRVDPATGKATYAVVQAEDEIASIGMVLGAGWAGARAMTSTSGPGVSLMSEFAGLAYYAEIPGVVFDIQRVGPSTGLPTRTAQGDIASTALLSHGDTKQILLIPSSVEECFELAQDAFDLAERFQQLVFVMSDLDLGMNTWMSTPFTYPDRVYDRGKVLTAENVKALGAEWGRYRDVDGDGIPYRTIPDTGMPSYFTRGSGHNERGQYSERPDDYQRNVDRLARKHETAKQQVPAPIVEDADAEVAIVAYGTSHWAVVEARTQLEKEAGLKTAYMRLRAFPFPAEVDAFIARYKRVYLVEQNRDAQMKMLLRIELPAGATNHVRSVLHYNGLPIDARSITDDILVQEGRKARDTVEAAAAVGRGAAAVATAAREGE
- a CDS encoding 2-oxoacid:ferredoxin oxidoreductase subunit beta, translated to MGEPVKAKTNRIGLEMAPYRGGKTTLCAGCGHNAISERIIDAFFEMGVNPRDVIKLSGIGCSSKTPAYFLADAHGFNSVHGRMPSVATGALLANRKMIAIGVSGDGDTGAIGIGQFVHLMRRNVPLVYIIEDNGCYGLTKGQFSPTADVGSTQKNGQPNDLPPIDTCMLAVQLGASFVARSFSGDKKQLLAILKAAIAHRGTAMIDVLSPCVTFNDHEGSTKSYAYVKEHDEPGGEVNFVPFFEDISVEYDPGTTTAVTMHDGSKLYLKKVAEEYNPTDKLAAMRLMHETHARGEFATGILYIEPDKDDFVNQLNLVDTPLAFLPTGTVRPGREVLDAVMEEHR